In the genome of bacterium, the window TTCCTGGATATCGGCCGGCAGTTTTAGCAAACGAATAATATTGGTAATGGTCGTACGATCTTTGCCGATTTTTTGAGCGACCTGATCTTGTGTCAAATTGCAGGTTTCGATCAGTAGCTGGTACCCTTCGGCCAATTCGATCGGATTGAGTTTTTCGCGCTGGACATTTTCGATGATGGCCAGTTCGAGCATTTCCTGATCGGTGACATTTTCACGGATGTAAGCGGGTAACTCAGTCAGCCCGGCCAATTTGCTGGCGCGAAAACGGCGCTCTCCGGCGATCAATTCATAACCGGTCGCTGTTTTACGAACGGTGATCGGCTGAATGATACCGTTTTGCAGAATCGATTGTTTTAGTTCTTCCAGCGCCTGCGGTTCGAATTCCTTACGCGGCTGAAAGGGGTTTGCACGAATCTGGTCAATCGGTATTTTAGCGATGGGCGTATCGCTCCGCACTTCATCTTTGAGCGTACCGTCGGCATTAAGTTCTTCGCGAATAAGCGCACTAAGGCCTTTTCCAAGACCCGTATTTTTTTTGGGCGTAAAATTCATATAAAATTTGTGTTATGCCGGTTGCGGCGTGATGACGTTGGCGATGACTTCTTTGGCCACGCCCATATAGTCTTGAGAACCGACGGACGCAGGATCATAGAGGATGATCGGTTTACCAAAGCTGGGCGCTTCACCGAGTTTGATATTGCGGTGAATGACATTTTTGAAAACTTTGTCTTTGAAATATTCTTTGACTTC includes:
- a CDS encoding ParB/RepB/Spo0J family partition protein, whose product is MNFTPKKNTGLGKGLSALIREELNADGTLKDEVRSDTPIAKIPIDQIRANPFQPRKEFEPQALEELKQSILQNGIIQPITVRKTATGYELIAGERRFRASKLAGLTELPAYIRENVTDQEMLELAIIENVQREKLNPIELAEGYQLLIETCNLTQDQVAQKIGKDRTTITNIIRLLKLPADIQESLKKEEITIGHGRALIALPSEQLQLKAWKQIVDGGMSVRKTEQLVKTTLEELEGKSHKVSPNKYEIESAQPANPHIADVEGRLRMKLGTKVRLHHHKDGSGSVEIEYYSNDDLQRVIEMIETIRG